Proteins encoded by one window of Chryseobacterium aquaeductus:
- the rseP gene encoding RIP metalloprotease RseP gives MELAIKIFQFILSISILVILHELGHFLPAKYFKTKVEKFYLFFDPYFSLVKKKIGETEYGIGWLPFGGYVKIAGMVDESMDTEQLKQPAQPWEFRAKPAWQRLIIMMGGVTVNFFLAWIIYGCLSFFNGETSFDTAKVNAPMNYTNVAKGMGFQDGDKILKVDGKTQNNLDKLALDVLLSDEITVLRNGKEVTFPTNDDGKAMAFKDENPKAFLTPRFSAVIDTIINPKTAQAGLKVGDQVISVNDQKISYYDELQSIISKNAGKNLDVQVVRAGNIQPLTLPVSKEGTLGISSYKQLQKFYETKHFTFGQSIGRGFTRSIESLTYQVKQFKLIFNRKVQGYKKVGGPLAIIKNMPVDKASDGSVSIDWTLFWSFTAMFSVWLAFLNLIPIPGLDGGHVIFTLYEMIVGKPVPQKVLENAQMVGVIFLLGLMLLIFGADIFKIITNKF, from the coding sequence ATGGAATTAGCAATTAAGATCTTTCAATTTATATTAAGCATATCTATCTTAGTAATTCTTCACGAACTTGGGCATTTCTTACCCGCAAAATACTTTAAAACCAAAGTAGAAAAATTTTACCTTTTCTTCGATCCTTATTTTTCTTTAGTTAAGAAAAAAATTGGTGAAACTGAATACGGAATTGGCTGGCTTCCTTTCGGAGGTTATGTAAAAATTGCCGGAATGGTCGACGAAAGTATGGATACCGAGCAACTGAAGCAACCTGCTCAACCGTGGGAATTCAGAGCAAAACCGGCTTGGCAGAGACTGATCATCATGATGGGAGGAGTTACAGTAAACTTTTTCTTAGCATGGATTATTTACGGATGTCTCTCATTCTTTAATGGTGAAACTTCTTTTGATACGGCAAAGGTAAATGCACCAATGAATTACACCAACGTTGCTAAAGGTATGGGTTTTCAGGATGGAGATAAAATTTTGAAAGTAGACGGAAAAACTCAAAACAATCTAGACAAACTGGCTTTAGACGTTCTATTGAGCGACGAAATTACAGTTTTAAGAAACGGAAAAGAAGTTACCTTCCCTACCAATGACGATGGTAAAGCAATGGCTTTTAAAGATGAAAATCCTAAAGCATTTCTTACGCCAAGATTTTCGGCAGTTATTGACACCATTATTAACCCTAAAACGGCACAAGCAGGTTTGAAAGTTGGTGATCAGGTTATCTCCGTTAATGATCAAAAAATCAGTTATTATGATGAACTACAAAGTATTATTTCTAAAAATGCAGGGAAAAACCTTGATGTACAAGTCGTAAGAGCCGGAAATATTCAGCCTTTAACACTTCCTGTTTCAAAGGAAGGTACGTTGGGTATATCATCATACAAGCAACTGCAAAAATTCTACGAAACCAAACATTTTACCTTCGGACAATCGATTGGCAGGGGTTTCACAAGAAGCATTGAAAGTTTGACGTATCAGGTAAAACAATTTAAACTTATCTTCAACAGAAAGGTTCAGGGTTATAAAAAAGTAGGCGGGCCGTTGGCTATCATTAAAAATATGCCTGTAGATAAAGCAAGCGACGGAAGCGTTTCGATTGATTGGACGTTATTTTGGAGTTTTACGGCAATGTTTTCAGTTTGGTTGGCATTTTTAAATCTGATTCCTATCCCGGGATTAGATGGCGGACACGTCATTTTCACTTTGTACGAGATGATTGTAGGAAAACCTGTACCGCAAAAAGTTTTGGAAAATGCGCAGATGGTTGGCGTTATCTTTCTGTTAGGCTTGATGTTACTGATTTTTGGAGCTGATATTTTTAAAATCATTACCAATAAATTTTAA